In Stutzerimonas stutzeri, a genomic segment contains:
- a CDS encoding GNAT family N-acetyltransferase: MPRVREAHRGDTAAIARLLGELGYSGSDEFIERRLQQQLSHDDACLLVAEADAGQLLGFISLHLIVQLALEGDFCRISYLCVDSTARSQGIGEQLVQAAEQRARARGCDRMELHCDVRRDAAHRFYARLGYEDAPKYLRRMLN; this comes from the coding sequence GTGCCCCGCGTGCGTGAGGCGCACCGCGGCGATACTGCGGCGATAGCCCGCCTGCTGGGCGAGCTTGGCTATTCAGGAAGCGATGAGTTCATCGAGCGCCGCCTTCAGCAGCAACTGAGTCATGATGATGCTTGCCTGTTAGTGGCAGAAGCGGATGCGGGCCAACTGCTCGGTTTTATCTCCTTGCATTTAATCGTACAGCTGGCCCTTGAGGGCGACTTCTGCCGAATCAGCTATCTGTGTGTCGACTCGACGGCGCGCAGCCAGGGGATCGGCGAACAACTGGTGCAGGCTGCCGAGCAGCGGGCACGAGCCCGCGGTTGTGATCGCATGGAGCTTCACTGCGACGTTCGTCGCGACGCGGCCCATCGCTTCTATGCGCGGCTGGGTTATGAGGATGCGCCCAAGTATTTGCGACGTATGCTGAATTGA
- the ybaK gene encoding Cys-tRNA(Pro) deacylase produces the protein MTPAIDLLKKAKAEHRIHSYEHDPKSASYGLEAAEKLGLEPARVFKTLLACSEKNELLVAVVPVGGTLDLKALAQVAKVKKVEMADPMAAQRATGYLVGGISPLGQKKRLRTFIDSSAQMQSTIYVSAGRRGLEVELAAQVLADHTAGSFAPIGRP, from the coding sequence ATGACGCCCGCCATCGATCTGCTGAAAAAGGCCAAGGCCGAGCACCGCATTCACAGCTACGAACACGACCCGAAATCTGCCTCCTATGGGCTCGAGGCCGCTGAAAAACTCGGCCTCGAACCTGCGCGGGTATTCAAGACGCTGCTGGCCTGCAGCGAGAAGAATGAGCTGCTGGTCGCAGTGGTGCCGGTTGGAGGTACGCTTGATCTGAAGGCGCTGGCTCAGGTGGCCAAGGTGAAGAAGGTCGAGATGGCCGATCCGATGGCGGCGCAACGGGCCACCGGTTATCTGGTGGGCGGCATCAGCCCGCTGGGTCAGAAGAAGCGACTGCGCACATTTATCGACAGCTCGGCGCAGATGCAGTCGACCATCTACGTCAGCGCCGGGCGACGGGGGCTGGAGGTTGAGCTGGCGGCGCAGGTATTGGCCGATCACACCGCCGGCAGCTTCGCCCCGATCGGCCGGCCTTGA
- the yejK gene encoding nucleoid-associated protein YejK, whose translation MPIRHCIVHLIEKKPDGTPAVLYARDSELGESQAIENLLADLNESYNAKQGKAWGYFHDESGAYPFSGWLSQYMDGNRDFTAFSRQAVEHLQKLMEESNLSTGGHVLFAHYQQGMTDYLAIALLHHSNGVTVTDSLDVAPAKHLDLGQLHLATRINLSEWKNNQQSKQYISFIKGKNGKKVSEYFRDFIGCQEGVDGPGETRTLLKAFSDYVESEDLPDEKAREKTSALVGYASSQAKIGEPMSLEELSGVIDEERPRAFYDHIRNKDYGLSPEIPADKRTLNQFQRFTGRAEGLSISFESHLLGSKIEYDEARNMLIIRQLPTQLTDQLKRRKD comes from the coding sequence ATGCCGATTCGCCACTGCATTGTTCATCTGATCGAGAAGAAGCCGGACGGCACACCTGCCGTTCTTTACGCCCGAGACTCCGAACTAGGCGAGTCCCAGGCCATTGAAAATCTCCTGGCTGATCTCAACGAAAGCTACAACGCCAAGCAGGGCAAGGCCTGGGGTTACTTTCACGACGAATCCGGCGCTTATCCGTTCAGCGGCTGGCTGAGCCAATACATGGATGGCAACCGGGATTTCACCGCGTTCAGTCGGCAAGCTGTGGAGCATCTGCAGAAGCTAATGGAGGAGTCCAACCTCTCCACCGGCGGGCATGTGCTGTTCGCTCATTATCAGCAGGGCATGACCGATTATCTGGCGATCGCCCTGCTGCACCACAGCAACGGGGTGACCGTCACCGATTCGCTGGATGTAGCGCCAGCCAAACATCTCGACCTCGGCCAGTTGCACCTCGCTACTCGAATCAACCTCTCCGAGTGGAAAAACAATCAGCAATCGAAGCAATACATCTCGTTCATCAAAGGCAAGAACGGCAAGAAAGTCTCGGAGTACTTCCGCGATTTCATCGGCTGCCAGGAAGGTGTCGATGGTCCCGGCGAGACGCGAACGCTGCTCAAGGCATTTAGCGATTACGTCGAGAGCGAAGACCTGCCAGATGAGAAGGCACGCGAGAAAACCAGCGCCTTGGTCGGTTATGCCAGCAGCCAGGCGAAGATCGGCGAGCCGATGTCCCTCGAAGAATTGTCAGGTGTAATCGACGAGGAGCGTCCGCGGGCGTTCTACGACCATATCCGCAACAAGGACTACGGCCTTTCGCCGGAGATTCCGGCAGACAAGCGCACCCTCAACCAGTTTCAGCGTTTCACCGGACGAGCCGAAGGACTGTCAATCAGTTTCGAATCGCACCTGCTGGGATCGAAGATCGAATATGACGAAGCCCGCAACATGCTGATCATCCGCCAGCTGCCGACCCAACTGACCGATCAGCTCAAACGCCGCAAGGACTGA
- a CDS encoding glutathione S-transferase family protein, producing MHEIILHHYPTSPFAEKARLMLGFKQLSWRSVAIPPVMPKPDLTALTGGYRRTPVLQIGADVYCDTALMARRLEAEKSTPALFPEGQEFVAATLAQWADSVLFLHAVSLVFQPESMALRFAQVPKEFVQVFSKDRAQLFSGGSVSRIPLEQAKNHWPVLMARLQQQLARESGEFLLGSAPCIADFAVAHCLWFLKATPVTAPLVEDYPEVAAWLSKILGVGHGSHSEMSAEAALTCSREATPAPLPDEAFFEPNGFQAGQQVTIAAVDYGTDPVTGELVFAGVEELILRREDERAGVVHVHFPRIGYRLEAC from the coding sequence ATGCACGAAATCATTCTGCACCACTATCCCACTTCTCCCTTCGCTGAAAAGGCGCGCCTGATGCTGGGTTTCAAGCAGCTCTCCTGGCGCTCGGTGGCGATCCCTCCTGTCATGCCCAAGCCTGATCTCACCGCCCTGACCGGTGGCTACCGGCGTACGCCGGTGTTGCAGATCGGCGCCGACGTATATTGCGACACCGCGCTGATGGCCCGCCGCCTCGAGGCTGAGAAAAGCACGCCGGCGTTGTTCCCGGAAGGTCAGGAGTTCGTCGCTGCGACCTTGGCACAGTGGGCCGATTCGGTGCTGTTTCTGCACGCGGTGAGTCTGGTGTTCCAGCCGGAGTCCATGGCGCTGCGTTTCGCTCAGGTGCCCAAGGAGTTTGTGCAGGTGTTCAGCAAGGATCGCGCCCAGCTGTTCAGCGGCGGTTCGGTGTCACGCATCCCGCTGGAACAGGCCAAGAATCATTGGCCGGTGTTGATGGCTCGACTGCAGCAGCAACTGGCGCGCGAGAGTGGTGAGTTCCTGCTGGGAAGCGCGCCTTGCATCGCGGATTTTGCCGTTGCGCATTGTCTGTGGTTCCTCAAGGCCACGCCGGTTACCGCGCCGCTGGTCGAGGATTACCCGGAGGTCGCCGCCTGGCTGAGCAAGATCCTGGGCGTCGGACATGGCTCGCATAGTGAAATGTCCGCCGAAGCGGCGCTGACGTGTTCCCGCGAGGCCACGCCGGCTCCATTGCCAGACGAGGCGTTTTTCGAACCCAATGGTTTCCAGGCGGGCCAGCAGGTGACGATCGCCGCCGTGGATTACGGGACCGATCCGGTGACGGGTGAACTGGTGTTCGCCGGTGTTGAAGAGCTGATCCTGCGACGTGAAGACGAGCGCGCTGGCGTCGTGCACGTGCATTTCCCGCGTATCGGCTATCGCCTCGAGGCCTGTTGA
- a CDS encoding GIY-YIG nuclease family protein: MSVASAKPWFVYLVRAANGSLYCGISDDVHRRFAAHQRGQGARFFHSSPAVALVYVEACVSKSDALRRERAIKQLKKPAKEALVSAHGGCVSVNGEAIS; the protein is encoded by the coding sequence ATGAGCGTCGCTTCTGCAAAGCCCTGGTTCGTTTATCTGGTGCGGGCTGCTAACGGTTCGCTGTATTGCGGAATAAGCGACGATGTACACCGCCGCTTCGCCGCTCACCAGCGCGGTCAAGGTGCGCGTTTCTTTCACTCCAGCCCGGCGGTGGCGCTGGTGTATGTCGAAGCCTGCGTCAGCAAGAGCGATGCACTACGCCGGGAACGAGCCATCAAGCAGCTAAAAAAACCGGCCAAGGAGGCCTTGGTTTCTGCGCACGGTGGCTGTGTATCGGTGAATGGTGAGGCAATCAGCTGA
- the mltF gene encoding membrane-bound lytic murein transglycosylase MltF yields MFAQTAFRKRCTSWLLATGLFLMLSSCAEPPSALERVKEEGVLRVITRNSPSTYFQDRNGEAGFEYELVKRFASHLGVKLQIETADSIEDIFTRLNRPGGPTLAAAGLVASEGRKDLVRFTKPYLDVTTQVVYRRGQRRPTQPEDLVGKRILVLKGSSQAEKLKALQAELPELRYEESDAVEVVDLLRMVDEGQVDLTLVESNELALNQVYFTNARAAFELGDQNSLSWIVGKGEDDSVLEAANQFLDQARENGTLQRLRERYYGHVDVLGYVGAYAFAKHLQQRLPRYEKVFRETAKEHGVDWRLLAAIGYQESHWQPEATSKTGVRGLMMLTLNTAKAMGVNNRLDPAQSIQGGGKYIARIHDNLPESIKEPDRTWFALAAYNIGGGHLEDARTLAESEGLDPNKWLDVKQMLPRLSQKQWYTKTRYGYARGGEPVHFVANIRRYYDILTWVTQPQMEGQQLVHNEFHIPGVNATDLGEILPPL; encoded by the coding sequence ATGTTTGCCCAAACCGCGTTCCGCAAGCGCTGCACCTCTTGGTTGCTGGCGACCGGACTCTTCCTGATGCTCAGCAGCTGCGCTGAACCGCCCAGCGCGCTCGAGCGTGTCAAGGAGGAAGGTGTACTGCGCGTGATCACCCGTAACAGCCCGTCGACCTATTTCCAGGATCGCAACGGCGAAGCCGGCTTCGAGTACGAGCTGGTCAAACGCTTCGCCAGCCATCTCGGCGTCAAGTTGCAAATCGAGACAGCCGACAGCATCGAAGATATTTTCACCCGCCTGAACCGCCCGGGAGGCCCAACTCTCGCGGCTGCGGGACTAGTGGCCAGCGAAGGACGCAAGGACCTGGTACGTTTCACCAAGCCCTACCTGGACGTGACGACCCAAGTGGTCTACCGCCGGGGGCAACGCCGACCGACCCAACCCGAAGACCTCGTAGGCAAGCGCATTCTGGTCCTCAAAGGCAGTAGTCAGGCGGAAAAGCTCAAGGCGCTGCAGGCCGAACTGCCGGAGCTGCGCTACGAGGAATCCGACGCGGTAGAGGTAGTCGATCTGCTACGCATGGTCGATGAAGGCCAAGTCGACCTGACGCTGGTCGAGTCGAATGAGCTGGCACTCAATCAGGTCTACTTCACCAACGCACGGGCGGCATTCGAGCTGGGCGATCAGAACAGCCTCTCATGGATCGTCGGCAAGGGTGAGGACGATAGCGTGCTCGAAGCCGCCAATCAGTTCCTTGATCAGGCGCGGGAGAACGGCACGCTGCAGCGTTTGCGTGAGCGTTACTACGGTCACGTCGACGTGCTCGGCTATGTCGGCGCCTACGCCTTCGCCAAACATCTGCAGCAGCGCCTGCCGCGGTATGAAAAGGTATTCCGCGAGACGGCCAAGGAGCATGGGGTGGACTGGCGCCTGCTCGCCGCAATCGGTTACCAAGAGTCTCATTGGCAACCGGAAGCCACCTCGAAGACCGGCGTGCGTGGGCTGATGATGCTGACGCTGAACACGGCCAAGGCCATGGGCGTGAACAATCGCCTCGATCCGGCACAGAGCATTCAGGGCGGCGGAAAATACATTGCCCGAATCCATGACAACCTGCCTGAGAGCATCAAAGAACCGGATCGCACCTGGTTCGCCCTGGCCGCTTACAACATCGGCGGCGGGCATCTCGAGGATGCGCGCACGCTAGCCGAGAGCGAAGGGCTGGATCCCAACAAATGGCTGGACGTGAAGCAGATGCTGCCACGCCTGTCGCAGAAACAGTGGTACACCAAGACGCGCTACGGTTATGCCCGCGGCGGCGAGCCGGTGCACTTCGTCGCCAACATCCGCCGCTATTACGACATCCTGACCTGGGTGACCCAGCCGCAGATGGAAGGCCAGCAACTGGTGCATAACGAGTTTCACATCCCCGGCGTCAACGCCACCGACCTCGGCGAAATCCTGCCACCTCTGTAA
- a CDS encoding YbfB/YjiJ family MFS transporter, protein MPQRPALFPVLLAGATLLLVVHGLGRFVYTPLLPWLVEDGLLTVREGASIATWNYLGYLIGALLALRWHRVAQIRRSLPWALVVHVLSTLAQTQADSADALSALRLLNGISNGLVFVQAPSLILEWLARQRRVSSSGLVYLGACVGLILSSLLVSLSNGVLVGAERWWPAALLSIPLAWWGWQQLSRLDMPDTQPADESEHAPSGRLLDRASTPLFLSYAGAGMGYILPMTFLPMVARLQVEPGDLLIESSWLVVALATLPSPWLWNRLGALLGDVLALRLSYVTQLLGVLAALLLTGAPGILLCAVLVGGTFLGTVLLTQRLARALHPHQGPRLSAALIALYSLTQLAGPWLTGIWLTMGGSLHSAFWLGAGALLWGLIWMLRVPRRA, encoded by the coding sequence ATGCCCCAACGCCCCGCCCTGTTTCCGGTCCTGCTCGCCGGCGCCACGTTGCTGCTGGTCGTTCACGGGCTGGGCCGTTTCGTCTATACGCCGCTCCTGCCGTGGCTGGTAGAAGACGGGCTACTGACGGTACGAGAAGGTGCCAGCATCGCCACTTGGAACTATCTGGGCTATCTCATCGGCGCACTGCTGGCGTTGCGCTGGCACCGGGTTGCGCAAATCCGCCGCAGCCTGCCTTGGGCCCTGGTGGTGCATGTGCTCAGTACGCTGGCGCAGACCCAGGCCGATTCCGCCGATGCGCTCTCGGCGCTGCGTCTGCTCAACGGTATCAGTAACGGCCTGGTCTTCGTCCAGGCTCCTTCGCTGATTCTCGAGTGGCTGGCGCGCCAACGCCGCGTATCTTCCAGCGGGCTGGTTTATCTGGGCGCCTGTGTCGGGCTGATCCTGTCCAGCCTGCTGGTCAGTCTGAGCAATGGCGTGCTGGTGGGTGCAGAGCGCTGGTGGCCCGCTGCGCTGCTGTCCATTCCATTGGCATGGTGGGGCTGGCAGCAGTTGTCCCGACTGGACATGCCGGACACACAGCCCGCCGACGAATCGGAACACGCGCCAAGCGGACGTCTGCTGGATCGCGCCAGTACACCGCTGTTTCTCTCCTACGCCGGTGCCGGCATGGGCTACATCCTGCCGATGACGTTTCTGCCGATGGTCGCGCGTCTGCAGGTCGAACCCGGCGACCTTCTCATCGAAAGCAGCTGGCTGGTGGTTGCACTCGCGACGCTGCCCTCACCCTGGTTGTGGAACCGCCTCGGCGCCCTGCTGGGCGATGTTCTCGCCTTGCGCCTGAGCTATGTCACTCAACTGCTTGGCGTGCTGGCCGCCCTGTTGCTGACGGGTGCTCCAGGCATCCTGCTGTGCGCCGTGCTGGTCGGCGGCACCTTTCTCGGCACGGTCCTGCTGACCCAACGCCTGGCCCGCGCACTGCACCCGCACCAGGGGCCGCGGCTGTCGGCGGCTCTGATTGCGCTATACAGCCTGACTCAGTTGGCCGGCCCTTGGCTCACAGGGATCTGGCTGACCATGGGCGGCTCCCTGCATAGCGCGTTCTGGCTCGGCGCCGGCGCGCTGCTATGGGGCCTGATCTGGATGCTGCGGGTTCCACGTCGCGCCTGA
- a CDS encoding undecaprenyl-diphosphate phosphatase — translation MDWLHLIILSLVQGITEFLPISSSAHLILPSQVLGWPDQGQAFDVAVHVGTLLAVLICFRHEVIATSRGWLAHVFRQQVSAESRLGWAIIIGTLPAAIFGLLIEDYIEQYTRSMLVIAATTLIFGLVLWYADIKGRRVAEMDQLTWKSALIIGFAQALALIPGTSRSGITMTAALLLGFTRQTAARFSFLLSIPLILAAGGLKAVELVQSGEDAQWNDIFIGAALSFIAAFLCIKLFLKALDALGMLPFVIYRLLLGVTLLFIAL, via the coding sequence ATGGATTGGCTTCACCTGATTATTCTGTCGCTGGTGCAGGGCATCACCGAATTCCTCCCGATCTCCTCCTCCGCTCACCTGATTCTCCCGTCCCAGGTGCTCGGCTGGCCCGACCAGGGTCAAGCATTCGATGTTGCGGTGCATGTCGGCACGCTGTTAGCGGTGCTGATTTGCTTCCGTCATGAAGTGATCGCCACCAGCCGTGGCTGGTTGGCTCACGTATTCAGGCAACAGGTCAGCGCCGAAAGCCGACTGGGCTGGGCAATCATCATCGGTACCCTGCCAGCGGCCATTTTTGGATTGCTGATAGAAGACTACATCGAGCAATACACCCGATCGATGCTGGTCATCGCCGCTACCACCCTCATCTTCGGCTTGGTGCTGTGGTACGCCGACATCAAGGGTCGGCGAGTCGCCGAGATGGATCAACTGACCTGGAAGAGCGCGCTGATCATCGGTTTCGCCCAGGCGCTGGCGCTGATCCCCGGCACGTCCCGCTCGGGCATCACCATGACTGCCGCGCTGCTGCTCGGCTTTACCCGGCAGACTGCCGCGCGCTTCTCGTTTCTGCTGTCGATACCGCTGATTCTTGCGGCGGGTGGGCTGAAGGCCGTCGAGCTGGTCCAGTCCGGGGAAGACGCGCAGTGGAACGACATCTTCATCGGTGCTGCCCTGTCCTTCATCGCCGCCTTCCTCTGCATCAAGCTGTTTCTCAAGGCTCTGGATGCACTGGGTATGTTGCCGTTCGTGATCTATCGGCTGCTACTGGGCGTCACGCTGCTGTTCATCGCCCTGTAA
- a CDS encoding MFS transporter, which translates to MNAIWRNSVWILLGGSLILAVSLGTRHGFGLFLPPMSAEFGWGREVFAFAIALQNLIWGLAQPVTGALADRFGVARAVLIGGVLYAVGLLFMAGADSPVSLSLSAGLLIGLGLSGTSFSVILGAVGRAVPAEKRSMAMGIASAAGSFGQFAMLPGTLGLISWLGWSSALLALGLLVALIMPLALMLRSGPPAAVTGPQQSLVEALREAVSHSGFRLLALGFFVCGFQVVFIGVHLPAYLVDQHLPAMAGTTVLALVGLFNVVGTYTAGWLGGCYSKPKLLTALYLLRAVVISAFFFAPLTLWTAYAFGIAMGLLWLSTVPLTNGTVATLFGVRNLSMLGGIVFLFHQIGSFFGGWLGGWVYDQTGSYDLVWQISIALSLMAAALNWPIREQPVERVRLAAGMA; encoded by the coding sequence ATGAATGCGATATGGCGCAACAGTGTCTGGATCCTGTTGGGTGGTTCACTGATCCTTGCCGTTTCCCTGGGGACGCGGCATGGCTTCGGCCTGTTTTTACCGCCGATGAGCGCTGAGTTTGGCTGGGGGCGTGAGGTTTTCGCCTTTGCCATCGCGCTGCAGAACCTGATCTGGGGCTTGGCGCAGCCGGTCACCGGCGCGCTGGCCGACCGCTTCGGGGTTGCTCGGGCCGTATTGATCGGCGGCGTGCTCTATGCGGTCGGTCTGTTGTTCATGGCTGGCGCGGACTCGCCGGTCTCGTTGTCGCTGAGCGCAGGTCTGCTGATCGGGTTGGGATTGTCCGGCACCTCGTTCTCGGTGATTCTCGGCGCGGTCGGCCGCGCCGTGCCGGCCGAGAAGCGCAGCATGGCCATGGGCATCGCCAGTGCCGCTGGCTCTTTCGGCCAATTCGCCATGCTCCCCGGCACGCTCGGTCTGATCAGCTGGTTGGGCTGGTCATCGGCTTTGCTGGCGCTGGGCCTGCTGGTGGCATTGATCATGCCGCTGGCGCTGATGCTGCGTAGCGGACCGCCGGCAGCGGTGACCGGGCCTCAGCAGTCATTGGTCGAGGCGCTGCGAGAGGCGGTCAGTCATTCCGGGTTCCGCTTGCTGGCGCTGGGGTTCTTCGTCTGTGGCTTCCAGGTGGTATTTATCGGCGTGCATCTGCCAGCGTATCTGGTGGATCAGCACCTACCGGCGATGGCGGGTACTACGGTGCTGGCACTGGTCGGGCTATTCAACGTGGTGGGGACCTATACCGCCGGTTGGCTGGGCGGCTGTTACTCGAAACCCAAGCTATTGACGGCGCTCTATCTGCTCCGGGCGGTGGTGATCAGTGCGTTCTTCTTCGCTCCGCTGACCCTGTGGACCGCCTACGCATTCGGCATCGCGATGGGCCTGCTGTGGCTGTCCACGGTCCCGCTGACTAACGGCACGGTGGCCACCTTGTTCGGCGTGCGCAACCTGTCGATGCTGGGCGGAATCGTCTTCCTGTTTCATCAGATCGGCTCGTTCTTCGGCGGCTGGCTGGGCGGCTGGGTATACGACCAGACCGGCAGCTACGACCTGGTCTGGCAAATTTCTATCGCGCTCAGTCTGATGGCCGCCGCGCTGAACTGGCCGATTCGCGAGCAGCCGGTCGAACGGGTGCGCCTGGCGGCGGGGATGGCCTGA
- the rlmF gene encoding 23S rRNA (adenine(1618)-N(6))-methyltransferase RlmF, with translation MTVPKSAKAPSRAARPTAGNASLHPRNRHTGRYDFPALTAGSPELAEFVIINPYGKQSIDFANPDAVRVFNRALLKQFYGIAHWDIPPGYLCPPIPGRADYLHGLADLLADENAGEIPRGARIHALDIGTGANCIYPLIGLREYGWRFTGSDIDAVALASARTIVAANKLGKSITLRQQSDSRHIFEHLVQSDDRFDITLCNPPFHASQAEATSGSQRKWRNLGKLDPKRKLPTLNFGGQAAELWCEGGEAAFIARLADESRGVAQQICWFSTLVSKAGNVQPVQARLKRLGARQIRLSDMAQGQKRSRFVAWTFLTEEQQSEWRATRWKAQPG, from the coding sequence ATGACCGTCCCGAAATCAGCTAAGGCGCCATCACGCGCCGCCAGGCCCACCGCCGGCAACGCCAGCCTGCATCCGCGTAATCGTCATACCGGACGCTACGACTTTCCCGCGCTGACCGCTGGCAGTCCAGAGCTGGCGGAGTTCGTGATCATCAACCCCTACGGCAAACAGAGCATCGACTTCGCGAACCCGGATGCCGTACGCGTGTTCAACCGCGCCTTGCTCAAGCAGTTCTACGGGATTGCGCACTGGGACATCCCGCCAGGCTATCTGTGCCCGCCGATTCCCGGCCGGGCCGACTACCTGCATGGCCTCGCCGACCTGCTGGCGGACGAAAACGCTGGCGAGATTCCTCGGGGCGCGCGCATTCACGCCTTGGACATCGGTACCGGCGCCAACTGTATTTATCCGCTGATCGGTCTGCGCGAATACGGCTGGCGCTTTACTGGCTCGGACATCGATGCGGTCGCTTTGGCTTCAGCCCGTACCATCGTCGCGGCGAACAAGCTGGGCAAAAGCATCACATTACGTCAACAGAGCGACTCACGGCACATATTCGAACATCTCGTGCAAAGCGACGATCGCTTCGACATCACGCTCTGCAATCCGCCTTTTCATGCGTCGCAAGCCGAGGCCACCAGTGGCAGCCAGCGTAAATGGCGCAACCTCGGCAAGCTCGATCCCAAACGCAAATTGCCGACCCTCAACTTCGGCGGCCAGGCGGCAGAACTGTGGTGCGAGGGGGGCGAAGCGGCATTCATCGCCCGGCTGGCGGACGAAAGCCGTGGCGTGGCGCAGCAAATCTGCTGGTTCAGCACGCTAGTGTCCAAAGCAGGCAATGTGCAGCCGGTGCAGGCTCGTCTGAAGAGGCTCGGTGCCCGGCAGATACGCCTTTCGGACATGGCTCAAGGACAGAAGCGCAGCCGCTTCGTCGCCTGGACCTTTCTGACCGAAGAGCAGCAGAGCGAGTGGCGAGCGACTCGCTGGAAAGCTCAGCCGGGCTGA